In Nicotiana tabacum cultivar K326 chromosome 2, ASM71507v2, whole genome shotgun sequence, the following proteins share a genomic window:
- the LOC107817040 gene encoding uncharacterized protein LOC107817040: protein MVNLEQPKRRVAFVLIDGLGDVSLPRFGYKTSLQAAKIPILDAIASAGVNGLMDPVEVGLGCGSDTAHLSLLGYDPRVYYRGRGAFESMGAGLAMSPGDIAFKSNFATLDEETGIVVSRRADRHFEEEGPILCAALDGMKLPSFPEYEIRVRYATEHRCGVVVKGPKLSGNISGTDPLKDNRLLLQAQPLDDTDEAKHTAAVVNELSKEISRILLAHPLNAERAAEGKNVANLVLLRGCGIRIEVAPFERIHGLWPCMVAPTKIIAGLGLSLGIDILEAPGATGDYRTLLTSKATAIAKALSAPLQSCSNVFVPGEDEHKPGRFDGYDFGFLHIKAIDDAGHDKASVFKVKGLEAVDHAIGQLARLLWEAESTGKFNYYLCVTGDHSTPVEYGDHSFEPVPFALCSLKDFVSVLGGETVLSGISLDPFPLPSVQAGEDLDTDKRIEEYKNKKLQFLAGDSVDKFSEIAAARGCLGRFPGSEMMGILKAYLKLEA, encoded by the exons ATGGTTAACTTGGAGCAGCCGAAGCGAAGAGTTGCCTTTGTGCTTATTGATGGTTTGGGAGATGTCTCTCTGCCAAGATTTGGTTATAAAACCTCGCTTCAAGCAGCCAAAATACCAATTTTGGATGCCATAGCATCTGCCGGAGTTAATGGTCTGATGGATCCTGTTGAAGTTGGCTTGGGTTGTGGAAGTGATACAGCACATCTTTCTTTGCTGGGCTATGACCCTAGGGTATATTACCGAGGAAGGGGTGCATTTGAGTCGATGGGTGCCGGGTTGGCAATGTCACCAGGGGATATTGCATTTAAG TCAAACTTTGCTACACTGGATGAGGAAACAGGAATAGTTGTTAGCAGGAGGGCTGATAGgcattttgaagaagaaggacCAATTCTTTGTGCAGCATTAGATGGAATGAAGTTGCCTTCTTTCCCCGAATATGAAATTAGAGTCAG GTATGCTACGGAGCATAGATGTGGAGTGGTTGTCAAGGGACCAAAACTCAGTGGAAATATATCAGGAACTGACCCATTGAAAGACAACCGCTTACTTTTACAAGCACAGCCTCTTGATGATACAGATGAAGCAAAACACACAGCTGCAGTTGTCAATGAACTGTCTAAAGAAATTTCACGCATTTTGCTTGCCCATCCGTTGAATGCAGAAAGGGCAGCAGAAGGAAAGAATGTTGCAAATCTGGTTCTTTTACGAGGGTGTGGCATTCGAATTGAG GTTGCTCCATTTGAAAGGATACATGGTCTCTGGCCATGCATGGTAGCTCCTACCAAGATTATTGCTGGCTTGGGTTTGTCACTGGGGATTGATATTCTGGAAGCTCCTGGAGCGACAGGAGACTATAGGACATTATTAACATCAAAAGCAACTGCCATAGCCAAGGCACTGTCGGCACCTCTGCAATCTTGTTCCAATGTTTTTGTACCCGGGGAAGATGAGCACAAGCCTGGTCGATTTGATGGCTATGATTTTGGATTCCTTCACATTAAG GCAATTGACGATGCAGGTCATGATAAAGCGAGCGTATTCAAAGTGAAAGGACTGGAAGCTGTTGATCATGCTATAGGACAATTAGCTAGGCTTCTTTGGGAAGCAGAGTCAACGGGGAAATTCAACTACTACCTTTGTGTCACTGGAGACCATTCCACACCTGTAGAATATGGAGATCACAGCTTTGAACCAGTTCCATTTGCATTGTGTAGTTTAAAAGACTTTGTGAGTGTTTTGGGCGGAGAAACTGTCCTGTCAGGTATTTCCCTTGATCCATTTCCCCTTCCATCCGTCCAAGCTGGCGAAGACTTAGATACTGATAAAAGGATTGAAGAATACAAAAATAAGAAGCTTCAGTTTCTTGCTGGTGATTCTGTTGACAAGTTCAGTGAAATAGCAGCTGCAAGAGGTTGTCTTGGCCGGTTTCCCGGGAGTGAAATGATGGGAATTTTAAAGGCATATCTAAAACTTGAAGCTTGA
- the LOC107817041 gene encoding soluble inorganic pyrophosphatase 4, which produces MVPPIETPAKASVSHKSSIPPLNERILSSMTRRSVAAHPWHDLEIGPGAPQIFNVVVEISKGSKVKYELDKKTGLIKVDRVLYSSVVYPHNYGFIPRTLCEDSDPLDVLVIMQEPVLPGCFLRAKAIGLMPMIDQGEKDDKIIAVCADDPEYKEYTDIKELPPHRLAEIRRFFEDYKKNENKEVAVNDFLPATKAFEAVQHSQDLYADYIVESLRR; this is translated from the exons ATGGTTCCACCTATCGAAACTCCAGCCAAGGCTTCAGTGTCCCACAAGTCCTCCATTCCACCTCTTAATGAAAGAATACTTTCTTCCATGACACGGAGATCAGTTGCAGCTCATCCTTGGCATGATCTCGAGATAG GACCTGGTGCCCCACAGATTTTCAATGTG GTGGTTGAGATCAGTAAGGGGAGCAAGGTGAAGTATGAACTTGATAAAAAAACTGGACTGATCAAG GTTGATCGTGTTCTTTACTCATCAGTTGTATACCCCCATAACTATGGGTTCATTCCTCGTACCCTTTGTGAGGACAGTGACCCTCTGGATGTCTTAGTCATCATGCAG GAGCCTGTTCTTCCTGGTTGCTTTCTCAGGGCTAAAGCAATTGGTCTTATGCCCATGATTGATCAG GGAGAAAAAGATGACAAGATAATTGCTGTATGTGCCGATGATCCTGAATATAAGGAATACACTGATATCAAGGAGCTGCCACCCCATCGTTTAGCTGAGATCCGTCGCTTCTTTGAGGATT ATAAGAAAAATGAGAACAAGGAAGTTGCTGTTAATGACTTTCTTCCAGCCACCAAAGCGTTCGAAGCAGTCCAGCATTCCCA GGACCTGTATGCAGACTACATCGTGGAGAGCCTTAGGAGATGA
- the LOC107817043 gene encoding uncharacterized protein LOC107817043 — protein sequence MNSYNATTPNFDNLLLQSLMNRLQIRPPPSNPPSQSLEDLLFNTLPFSFSDEDQESDDDNNNESSSSSKSQLAKEESKVEKHIIRTILTGKIDTLKPNSGQAVAIGEHHICIGFHEDTGSDYRVWEWHGHIMLFDEENGYSPEYIYGNYFERVNVKLMKKKEEEKEEEETQVEEKTGNLGLRELIESSESGNEGRILRRNMNAGSTS from the exons ATGAATTCCTACAACGCCACCACCCCAAACTTCGACAACCTCCTCCTTCAATCCCTAATGAACCGACTCCAAATTCGCCCTCCTCCTTCAAACCCACCATCACAATCCCTCGAAGATCTCctctttaacactctccctttcTCCTTCTCCGACGAAGATCAAGAATCCGACGACGATAACAACAACGAGTCCTCATCCTCTTCCAAATCGCAACTCGCCAAAGAAGAATCTAAAGTTGAAAAACACATAATCCGCACAATTCTTACTGGCAAAATTGATACACTAAAACCGAATTCTGGTCAGGCTGTTGCTATTGGTGAACACCACATATGTATTGGGTTTCACGAGGATACCGGGTCGGATTATCGGGTTTGGGAGTGGCATGGTCATATCATGCTCTTTGATGAGGAAAATGGATATAGTCCTGAATACATTTATGGGAATTACTTTGAGAGAGTCAATGTTAAgcttatgaagaagaaagaagaagaaaaagaagaagaggagactCAGGTAGAGGAGAAAACTGGGAATTTggggttgagagagttgattgAATCGAGTGAATCGGGTAACGAGGGGAGGATTCTGAGGAGGAATATGAATGCTGGCTCTACAAG TTGA